The genomic window TGTAGAACATGTCTGTCGGCAACCCGATGATTGCCTCGAGGTAGTCGTTGTCGAGGACCCACTTACGGATATTCGACTCTCCGGAGCCTGCTCCACCGGTAAACAGCGGCGAGCCGTTAAGGACGATGGCCCCTCGACCAGCAGCGCCTCCCTGCAGGCCGGGTTCACGCAGTTTCGAGACCAGGTGCATGAGAAACAACAACGACCCGTCAGAGACTCGCGGCAACCCGGGGCCAAAGCGCCCAGAATAACCAGCGATCTTGTGCTCGCGCTCCACCGCCGGCCTGTCCTTTTTCCACGCCACACCAAAGGGAGGGTTCGACAACGCGTAATGGAAGGTCTGATCCTCAAACGCCGGGTTCGTCAAGGTGTTGCCGAGCTGAATATTGGTAATCGGCTGGCCCTTGACCACCATGTCGGCCTTACAAATCGCATAAGACTCGGGGTTGATCTCTTGTCCAAGCAGGTTGACCTGAGCGTGTTCGTTGAAATCCTTGATCTTGTTGTCAGCCGCCGAGAGCATGCCACCAGTGCCGGCAGTCGGGTCATAGACCGAGCGAATCACCCCTGGAGTGGTCAGATCGGCATCCCCGTCTAACAAGATGGTGACCATCAAGTCGATGACCTCACGGGGGGTGAAGTGCTCACCGGCAGTCTCGTTGGAGGCTTCCGCGAATTTCCGGATGAGCTCTTCGAAGATATGACCCATCACCTCATTGCTCACTGCCTCGGGGCGAAGATCAGCCTTAGCGAAGTGCTGGAGGATCTCCAACAGCAGGTCGTTGTTTGACAGGTCGATGATGGTCTCGTCGAACTTGTACTGCTCGAAAATATCGCGCACATTCGGGGAGAAAGCGTTGACGTAGTCGCGAAGGTTTTCCTCCAGGTTGTCCACATCGCCCTGCAACGAGCGCAGGTCATGGCGAGACCGGTTGTAGAAGGAGTAGTCATGGCCTGCGCGATTGCGCAACATACCCGCCGAAGGCGTCTGCTCCGGATCAAGGCCTTCGATGGCCGCCAACACCGCCTGCTTGGTGGGGGCGAGTACTCCGTCAAGACGAGCGAGAACTGTGAAGGGGAGGATGATGTTGCCGTACTGGTGTTGTTTGTAGGTTCCACGCAGCAGGTCGGCGGCACTCCAGATAAATGAGGCGTGATTAAACAAGAGCAACCTGTCTTTCTTGAGGCGAGTTTCCTCCTACTCTAGGAAGATCCCTCACAACTTCCCGACAGCCACCCCATATAAACAACCCCCACCCCTCGGGGCTTTACCCCTTCAGCAACTAGAAAACCCTGGTTAAGAGCAACCTCTCCACTGGGGGAAGCAACCGACTACTCAGACACGACCACAGGGCCAACCCCCTTAACAACGTCGATGTCGCACCGGGTGAGTGGCTCCTCTTTCTTCGCTCTGACCCTCTCACTCAGGCGAAGCTCTTCTTCGGCTTTGCTCTGGCTCTCCCTACCCTCCCCGCTGCCCAACACGATTCCAGTAAGGCGAAGTGCGCCTCGTGAGGATACAGCATTTCGACTTGGCAACCGAAGGATTCACCTGATTAAAGGAGTAAGCACGGGTTGTCACAATAATAAGAATATCTTTGCGAAGAAGTGTCTTTCACCTGGAGGTATATGAAGTGGGTTCCCTTTGCTGCCTACAGCTCGCTTTCAACTTATATTTGACTCCGCAGCTCTCGGACCCGGTGATCTGCGTGTGTGGGACGCGCTTCCAGTAGCGCGGTTCCCTGAGATATAGATTGCTGGACCTTCTTTGCTCCGAGCCTGACGTTCGTAGCTGGATTGAGGGCTCTGCGATCTCACGACAATTCCACGACATGATGAGCGCTGAGGGGTTCTCCCGGGTGCTCCGTAGTGCTCTTTAAAAAGAGAAAAAACCCTCTGACCTCTTGAAATGAAAGGTCACGGGGTTTTCCTTGAGCGCCCCAGAGAGGAATCGAACCTCCGACACCGGCTTTAGGAGAGCCGTGCTCTATCCACTGAGCTACTGGGGCTTGCGCCCTGCGCGGTAGTTAAGGCTACCCGAGGGTGAGGACGGCGGGTAAACCGCCTAGTCTTAGATCCGTCAATGTTTTGCCGATGAAAGGACCAGCGGCTATGCCGGACGTGCACAACAACCATGAGCTCCAGCCCACTTTCACTGACGTGCAGCGTCGAGTGGTCTTCGCCGAGACCGTCACGAAGGACGGGGTGCCGGTGCTGTCCGTCGATAAGCAGTTGCCGGGCGGTTCTTCGAAGCGGTTGCTGCTGTTGAACAAGACGGACGCCCAGGCCGCGATCCGGGCGTTGGAGCGCTACCTGAACCACATCTACGCCCAGGAACTCAACGGCATCAACGCGTCGCTGTCGCCGGCTGACATGCTCGAAATCTTCGGCGCGGACGACGACGAAGACTAAGCGGTCAGCTCGGCGTGCTTCGCGCGGACGGAGGACGCCGGCGGGTTCGTCTCGTGGGTGCCGTCGGAGTAGAGGACGGTGGGCACCACTCGGTTGCCGTCGTTGACGGACTCGACCCAGGCGGCGGCGTCGGCGTTGCCCTCGGCTTCGACGTCGACGATCTCATAAGGGGTTTCGGAGCGGTCGAGGTTGCCCTTGAGCTTTTTGCAGAAGGGGCACCAGTCGGTGGCGAAGATGGTCACGGGGGCGGTGGTCTGCGGGGTGGCGATGTCAGTCATGTTCTGTCCTATCGGTGAATTCGTGAGTATCGGATAAAACGGTAGCGTAGCGGATTCTCCGGGGCGGAGCCGACGGTCAGCCGCCCGGCGTCGGATTCCAGCCAGCCGGTGTCGGAGGAGACCTCGAAGGCGTCGGGGATGGCGGGGGCGCGGACGGCGTCGTCGCCGAGCAGGTCGGCGACTTCGCAGTCCATGACGGTGACTTCGAGGACGTCGGCGTGTTCCACGGACTCCTGGTACAGGCGGGCGCCGCCCATCACCCAGGCGCCGGCGCCGCTGCCGACGTCCACGGGCGAGGGCATGACCGTGGCGCCTGCGGACCACTCGCCGGGTTCACGGGAGGAGACGACGAAGTTTTCGCGCCCCGGCAGGGGACGAAATTTTTCCGGCAGGGACTCCCAGGTGCGCCGGCCCATGACGACGGGGGCCCCGTAGGTGATGTCCTTGAAGTGGGCGAGGTCCTCGGGGACGTGCCACGGCATCTGCGTGCCGTCGCCGATGACCCCGTCCCGGGATTGCGCCCAGATCGCGCCGAGCATCAGACGGACACCTGCGCCCTGATCGCCGGGTGCGGGTCGTAGCCGACGACCTCGACGTCGTCGAAACCGTAGTCGAAGATCGACGCCGCCTTGTTCAGCTCGAGCTGCGGGTAGGGGCGTGGCTCGCGGGTGAGCTGCTCTTTCACCTGTGCGATGTGGTCGTTGTAGATGTGGCAGTCGCCGCCGGTCCAGATCAGCTCGCCGACCTCCAGTCCGGCCTGCTGGGCGAACATGTGCGCCAGCAGCGCGTAGGAAGCGATGTTGAAGGGCACGCCGAGGAACATGTCGGCGGAGCGCTGGTAGACCTGCAGCGACAGCCGCCCGTCGACGACGTAGAGCTGAAACAGCAGGTGGCAGGGCAGCAGCGCCATCTCGTCGAGTTCGGCGACGTTCCAGGCGGAGACGATGTTGCGGCGGGAGTCCGGGTTGTCACGCAGCGTCTCCAGGGCACCCTGGACCTGGTCGATGTGCTGGCCGTCCGGGGTGGGCCAGGAGCGCCACTGAACTCCGTAGACGGGGCCCAGCTCGCCGTCGTCGCCGGCCCATTCGTTCCAGATGCGGATGTTGTTGTCCTGCAGCCACTGGACGTTGGAGTCGCCGGAGAGGAACCAGAGCAGTTCACCGACGACGGCGTGGAAATAGACTTTTTTGGTGGTCAGCAGCGGGAAGGAGTCTGCCAGGTCGTAGCGCAGCTGGCGGCCGAACACGCTGCGGGTGCCGGTGCCGGTGCGGTCGCCTTTGGACGCGCCGTTGGCGAGGATGTCGCGCAACAAGTCCTCGTAGGGCGTGTTGATGTCACGTGCAGTCATGGCCCCCAGCCTAGAAGCTGCCGTGCTCGTCGAGGTAATCCGACGCCAGTCCCAGGATCTCGTCGGCGAGCTCGGGGCGGCAGATCAGCAGGTCGGGGATGAAGGTGTCTTTTTGGTTGTAGACGAGCTTTTCGCCGGTGAGCCGGGAGGCGTGCAGCCCGGAGGCCAGCGCGACGCCGACGGGGGCCGCCTGGTCCCATTCATACTGGCCGCCGGCGTGGACGTAGGCGTCGAAATCACCGAGGAGCACGTTCATGGCCTTAGCGCCGGCGGAGCCGAACCCTTCCGTCGTGAAGCCGAGCTGCGTGGCGATGTGGTCGGCGACGTTCGGCGGACGGTTGCGGGAGACGATGACTTTGCGGGCCAGCGGTCCGGTGACGTGCTGGGCGTCGGAAGAGGAAAAGACCACGCCCAGGTCGGGCAAGGCCACGGCGGCGTGCGCGGGTTCGCCGTCGATGACCAGCGCGATGTGCACCGCCCAGTCCTGTCGGCCGGTGGCGAATTCCTTGGTGCCGTCCAGCGGGTCGATGATCCAGACGCGGTCCTTGCCCAGGCGAGCGGGGTTGTCGGCCGCCTCCTCGGAGAGGAAGCCGTCGTCGGGGCGGTGCTGCGCGAGGACGCGGGCGATCCAGTTCTGGGCGAGGTCGTCGCCGGCGTCGCCGAGGTTGCGCCCGCGGAGCAGTCCCACGCCGCGGATGCCTTGGAGGATTTCGCCGGTGCCTTTGGCGAGCAAGTCGGTCAACCGGGCGTCGGATACCTGTGCAGTCATATGTACGACAATAACGCGCCGGTTAGGGTTAGGCATGGCCGATAACACCCTGGATCGTTTCCGCCCACAGGTGGCTACCTGGTTTACAGAGGTCTTCGCCGCCCCCACCCAGGTGCAGGAGCAGGCGTGGGAGGCGATCGCGGACGGAGAAAACGCCCTGGTGGTGGCGCCGACCGGTTCGGGCAAGACCCTGGCCGCGTTTCTATGGGCGCTCAATTCCCTCGTGGAACGCGACGAGCGGGAGGAAGGCGTGCGGATCCTCTACGTGTCTCCGCTCAAGGCCTTGGGCGTGGACGTGGAGAACAACCTGCGCGCGCCCCTGACAGGCATCGCGCGCGTCGCGCAGCGCCTGGGCCTTCCCCTCCCGGACGTCACGGTGGGCGTGCGTTCCGGCGACACCCCGCAGGCGGAACGCAACCGGCAGGTGCGTAACCCGCCGGACATCCTGATCACGACGCCGGAGTCGCTGTACCTCATGCTCACTAGCAAGGCCGCGGCCGTATTGGGCACCGTCGAGACCGTCATCATCGACGAGATCCACGCCCTGGCCGGTTCCAAACGCGGCGTGCACCTGGCGCTGAGCCTGGAGCGGCTCACCGGCGACCCGCAGCGCATCGGGCTGTCGGCGACGGTGCGGCCGCTGGAGACGGTGGCGAAGTTCCTCGGCGGCGCCCGGCCGGTGCAGATCATCGCCCCGCCGGGGGAAAAGAAGTGGGAGCTCGACGTGCACGTCCCCGTCGAGGACATGAGCGATCTGCCGGTGCCGGAACAGGGCTCGACGATCGGGGACGCCGTGATCGACGACCCGTTGGGGCTCACCGGGCCAGCTCCTACCCCCACCTCGATCTGGCCGTTTGTGGAGCAAGCCCTCTACGACGAGGTCATGGCGCACCGCTCCACGCTGATCTTCGTCAACTCGCGCCGCACCGCGGAACGGTTGACCAGCCGGCTCAACGAGATCTGGGCCGCCGAGCACGCCCCCGAATCGCTCAGCCCGCCGTTGCGCCGCGACCCGGCGCAGCTGATGAAGCCCACTGACCTGGCGGGCACGGCCCCGCCCGTCATCGCACGCGCCCACCACGGGTCGGTGTCCAAGGACGAACGCGCGGCCACGGAAACGATGCTCAAGGAGGGCACGCTCAAGGCGGTGGTGTCCACCAGTTCCCTGGAGCTGGGCATCGACATGGGCGCCATCGACCTGGTCGTGCAGGTGGAGTCGCCGCCGTCGGTGGCCTCCGGCCTGCAGCGCGTCGGCCGTGCCGGGCACTCCGTCGGCGCCGTCTCCGAAGGCTCGTTTTACCCCAAGCACCGCGCCGACCTCGTGCAGTCCGCCGCCACCGTGGAGCGCATGCGCGCCGGGCTGATCGAGGAACTGACCGTCCCCGCCAACCCACTCGACGTGCTGCTGCAGCAGACCGTGGCTGCCGTCGCCGCCGGAGACGTGCTCGCCGACGACTGGTTCGCCACCGTCCGCCGCTCCCACCCCTACCGCGACCTGGACCGGGACGTCTTCGACTCGGTGATCGACCTGGCCGCCGGCTCTTACCCGTCCACCGACTTCGCGGAACTCAAGCCACGCATCGTCTACGACCGGATCTCCGGGATGCTCTCCGCCCGGCCCGGCGCGCAACGGGTGGCGGTGACGAATGCGGGCACGATCCCGGACCGCGGCATGTTCGGCGTGTTCCTGCTGGGCGGGGAGGGGGCGCCGCGGCGGGTGGGGGAGTTGGACGAGGAGATGGTCTACGAGTCGCGCGTCGGTGACGTGTTCACGCTCGGGGCGTCGAGTTGGCGGGTCGAGGACATCACGCGCGATCAGGTGTTGGTGACTCCGGCGCCGGGGCACACGGGTCGGCTGCCGTTTTGGTCGGGGGACGCGCAGGGGCGTCCCTATGAGCTGGGGAAGGCGCTGGGGGCTTTTCGACGCGAGGCCCTCGCCGACCCCGACCGCCTCGACGGGCTAGGGCTCGATGACAATGCGCGCTCCAATTTGGTGGCGTATCTGGCGGAGCAGCGGGAGGCCACCGGCGTCGTGCCGGATGAGAAGACGTTGGTGGTGGAGCGTTTCCGCGACGAGGTGGGGGATTGGCGGGTGGTGTTGCACACGCCTTTCGGCAAAGGGGTCAACCAGGCGTGGGCGTTGGCGGTGGGTGCGCAGATCGCGGAGGCCACGGGCATGGACGCGCAGGCGGTCGCCGGCGACGACGGCATCGTTCTCCGCCTCCCCGAGGGGGAGCAGGAGCCGGACGCGGAGCTGTTTACCCTGGATCCGGACGACGTCGCGGACGTGGTCACGGAGCAGGTGGGCGGGTCCGCGTTGTTCGCCTCCCGGTTCCGGGAGTGCGCGGCCCGGGCCCTGTTGTTGCCGCGGCGCAATCCAGGCAAGCGGGCCCCGCTGTGGCAGCAGCGCCAACGCGCGGAGCAGCTGCTGGACGTGGCGCGCAAGTATCCGAGCTTTCCGATCATCTTGGAGACCGTCCGCGAGGTGCTGCAGGACGTCTACGACCTGCCGGCGTTGACGGAGGTGTTGCGCGATCTGAAGGCCCGCCGTCTCCGGATCGCGGAAGTCACCGTGGATCAGCCCAGCCCGTTCGCGTCGTCGTTGCTGTTCAACTACACCGGCGCGTTCATGTACGAGGGCGACAGCCCGTTGGCGGAAAAGCGTGCGGCGGCGCTGGCCCTGGATCCGAGCCTGTTGGCGAAGCTGCTGGGCACCGTGGAGTTGCGTGATCTGCTCGACGCGGAGATCATCGCCCAGGTCCACGCCCAGCTGCAGCGCACCGGCGACCGGGCGGCGCGCACCGGCGAGGAGCTGGCGGACGTGTTGCGGGTGCTGGGGCCGATCCCCGTCGACGAGCTTGCCCGGCACACCACTTTCGAGGATCCGCTGACGGTGGCCCGTCAGCAGCTGGCTGGGCGCGTCATGGAGGTGCGCATCGGGTCGAGGACGCACCTGGCGCAGGTGCAGGACGCCCCGCTGTTGCGCGACGGCCTCGGGGTGCCCGTCCCGCCCGGGGTGCCCGCCCAGGTGGAGACGATCACCGATGCCTTAGACCAGCTCGTCGGTCGGTGGACGCGCACCCGCGGCCCGTTCGTGCCCGAGGACGTGGCGGAGGCGTTCGGCCTGGCTCCCGGCGCGGCGTTCAGCGCCCTGCGCCCCCTGATCGAATCCGGCAAGGTCGTGGAAGGCCGCTACCGCCAAGG from Corynebacterium maris DSM 45190 includes these protein-coding regions:
- a CDS encoding 3'(2'),5'-bisphosphate nucleotidase CysQ is translated as MTAQVSDARLTDLLAKGTGEILQGIRGVGLLRGRNLGDAGDDLAQNWIARVLAQHRPDDGFLSEEAADNPARLGKDRVWIIDPLDGTKEFATGRQDWAVHIALVIDGEPAHAAVALPDLGVVFSSSDAQHVTGPLARKVIVSRNRPPNVADHIATQLGFTTEGFGSAGAKAMNVLLGDFDAYVHAGGQYEWDQAAPVGVALASGLHASRLTGEKLVYNQKDTFIPDLLICRPELADEILGLASDYLDEHGSF
- a CDS encoding thymidylate synthase, whose translation is MTARDINTPYEDLLRDILANGASKGDRTGTGTRSVFGRQLRYDLADSFPLLTTKKVYFHAVVGELLWFLSGDSNVQWLQDNNIRIWNEWAGDDGELGPVYGVQWRSWPTPDGQHIDQVQGALETLRDNPDSRRNIVSAWNVAELDEMALLPCHLLFQLYVVDGRLSLQVYQRSADMFLGVPFNIASYALLAHMFAQQAGLEVGELIWTGGDCHIYNDHIAQVKEQLTREPRPYPQLELNKAASIFDYGFDDVEVVGYDPHPAIRAQVSV
- a CDS encoding type I restriction-modification system subunit M, whose amino-acid sequence is MFNHASFIWSAADLLRGTYKQHQYGNIILPFTVLARLDGVLAPTKQAVLAAIEGLDPEQTPSAGMLRNRAGHDYSFYNRSRHDLRSLQGDVDNLEENLRDYVNAFSPNVRDIFEQYKFDETIIDLSNNDLLLEILQHFAKADLRPEAVSNEVMGHIFEELIRKFAEASNETAGEHFTPREVIDLMVTILLDGDADLTTPGVIRSVYDPTAGTGGMLSAADNKIKDFNEHAQVNLLGQEINPESYAICKADMVVKGQPITNIQLGNTLTNPAFEDQTFHYALSNPPFGVAWKKDRPAVEREHKIAGYSGRFGPGLPRVSDGSLLFLMHLVSKLREPGLQGGAAGRGAIVLNGSPLFTGGAGSGESNIRKWVLDNDYLEAIIGLPTDMFYNTGISTYVWILNKDKDPARKGKVQLIDATEMSVKMRKSIGSKRKLLSNDDITTITKLYGDFVESEHSKIFDTTDFYYRTITVERPLKLNYAFTSQRIDKVMDARPVARLEESEQEALQEALRGAEAATGGVVSTGRAQFTTELKKALADAGLVLKPAVLKAVITELGEHDDHGELVMKAGKPEADASLRDTENVPWDQDIHEYLEREVKPFVPDAWIDESKTKEGVEIPFTRHFYQYIPPRPLEDIDRDLDEVLGRIRVRLEQVKA
- a CDS encoding mycoredoxin, producing MTDIATPQTTAPVTIFATDWCPFCKKLKGNLDRSETPYEIVDVEAEGNADAAAWVESVNDGNRVVPTVLYSDGTHETNPPASSVRAKHAELTA
- a CDS encoding dihydrofolate reductase, coding for MLGAIWAQSRDGVIGDGTQMPWHVPEDLAHFKDITYGAPVVMGRRTWESLPEKFRPLPGRENFVVSSREPGEWSAGATVMPSPVDVGSGAGAWVMGGARLYQESVEHADVLEVTVMDCEVADLLGDDAVRAPAIPDAFEVSSDTGWLESDAGRLTVGSAPENPLRYRFIRYSRIHR
- a CDS encoding ATP-dependent helicase is translated as MADNTLDRFRPQVATWFTEVFAAPTQVQEQAWEAIADGENALVVAPTGSGKTLAAFLWALNSLVERDEREEGVRILYVSPLKALGVDVENNLRAPLTGIARVAQRLGLPLPDVTVGVRSGDTPQAERNRQVRNPPDILITTPESLYLMLTSKAAAVLGTVETVIIDEIHALAGSKRGVHLALSLERLTGDPQRIGLSATVRPLETVAKFLGGARPVQIIAPPGEKKWELDVHVPVEDMSDLPVPEQGSTIGDAVIDDPLGLTGPAPTPTSIWPFVEQALYDEVMAHRSTLIFVNSRRTAERLTSRLNEIWAAEHAPESLSPPLRRDPAQLMKPTDLAGTAPPVIARAHHGSVSKDERAATETMLKEGTLKAVVSTSSLELGIDMGAIDLVVQVESPPSVASGLQRVGRAGHSVGAVSEGSFYPKHRADLVQSAATVERMRAGLIEELTVPANPLDVLLQQTVAAVAAGDVLADDWFATVRRSHPYRDLDRDVFDSVIDLAAGSYPSTDFAELKPRIVYDRISGMLSARPGAQRVAVTNAGTIPDRGMFGVFLLGGEGAPRRVGELDEEMVYESRVGDVFTLGASSWRVEDITRDQVLVTPAPGHTGRLPFWSGDAQGRPYELGKALGAFRREALADPDRLDGLGLDDNARSNLVAYLAEQREATGVVPDEKTLVVERFRDEVGDWRVVLHTPFGKGVNQAWALAVGAQIAEATGMDAQAVAGDDGIVLRLPEGEQEPDAELFTLDPDDVADVVTEQVGGSALFASRFRECAARALLLPRRNPGKRAPLWQQRQRAEQLLDVARKYPSFPIILETVREVLQDVYDLPALTEVLRDLKARRLRIAEVTVDQPSPFASSLLFNYTGAFMYEGDSPLAEKRAAALALDPSLLAKLLGTVELRDLLDAEIIAQVHAQLQRTGDRAARTGEELADVLRVLGPIPVDELARHTTFEDPLTVARQQLAGRVMEVRIGSRTHLAQVQDAPLLRDGLGVPVPPGVPAQVETITDALDQLVGRWTRTRGPFVPEDVAEAFGLAPGAAFSALRPLIESGKVVEGRYRQGVDEAEYVAAEVLKIIRSRSLAAARAQTQAVSQSAFGRFLPDWQHVAPIGSTPALRGADGVFAVLEQLAGVRLSASAWESMVLPSRVGDYNPVHLDELTSSGEVLVVGSGKNVMLLPADYAPQLVDEPVDVGLTEVQESLLEILRRGGGFLFTDLDVPGTTEERREALWGLVEAGLVSPDGFQPIRARLAGGATAHKTKRRPTRSRLRMGRAGIARQTVPPDMVGRWSLTVAPDTDATTRSLVRGETWLERYGVLTRGSVVAEDVVGGFALAYRVLSGFEESGKAMRGYVVEALGASQFSTPAVIDRLRGHADSPDVQGWPSGAAEPAVHVLAAADPANPYGAALPWPAQGPSRAAGALVVLVDGLLLAHITRGGRVLTTFFDSLPAGLEVGEEGLTAMVVGALAEVVASGRMTPLTVEKLNGASVFDSGAVPVLRSAGAALTPKGVRIGGRSAPPRMPRRGRTVTEALGELSFDDPK